The DNA segment TACTTTATACTTTGTTcgcttatactttttaaaaaacacttatcCACAGCCAGCTAGTAAACAAACATTTAGAATGTTCTTAAAAAGGCAGGAATACACAATTGGATAGTcaagattacatatatatatagatatatatatatatatatacatacatacatacacagatataGTTGAATTCGGAGATAAAAAACACTGCTTACATTACCAGACTGGCTAAAAATCTCTTACATGCTCAAAAGTAACCCTCCCTCCACCATCACAAAAAACCCTACCCGAAGGGTGTCAGAATATTTGGAAGTATCCCTACATTGCTTCACATCTGATACTACTAGAACTAAATTGTCTAAGTGCTTCTAGAttaattttaaatcttaaaaaaaaagaggcaagatAAAGTTctctagaggaaaacaaaaattcttgAGCTAAAACAGTAAAAAGAGGTATATTCATTCTATAAGTAGGTACTTTTGAGATAAAAGTGACATGGGAATTGGCTTCTAGAAAAATGGGCTTGTATCAATTTTTCTTGATTCCTTTTAAAACGACTTATATAATACTAAGATGACATTTTAAAGCTACCATATATCCATAACCACATGGCAGGCTCTGTGTTGAGTGCCTTCtgtgtattatctcatttcaACCCCAAAAGTAACCTTTGACATAAGTACTAAAAGGGCCTGGATCTTTTAGACTAGATAAAGATcagaatcaaaacaaaaacataccTAAAGCAAAAACATATCTTTATATATAACTTGTTTCTAACTCCCACTGACCTCAACTTCAGCTACCaaggataaagaaaacagaaataaacctatgACAACATTTGGAAAATTGACccgttttaatttttcaaaacaaaaatacaacacaacatcaatttttctttttttttttttgccatctacagttcaattatttccaaatattctAAGACCAAACAGAATCCCCTGCCCAGAGCAGGGAATTAAAATGAGACGCTGAAGTCACACAAAGGTGAATGCTGAAAATCAACATTCCAGCCGTAGGCCACAAGTCTTCCATTTAAACACACTCttaattcttttcctttcacAGTTTGTTAAAGTGTTTTACAGgaagttctttaaaataatttgatctCAAATACCAGGTTTCTTCAATGATACACAGCTCCATGAAATCTGTGTCTCCATCTGATTGATaggaataaaaagtaatttttgtcttttttggtaGCGtcaagaagtaaaactatcagcCAGATTCCTTTAGtaataaatcaggaaaggagagataagatctGGGTTGTGCTGGGTGCTGTTTCTATTTGTCTTTCAAGAGTGTGACTATAGAAGCATTAAATCACACTCTTGCCACTACAATGATTAGTACTAGTAATCTTTTTTTAgatgataaaaaggaaaatgtcCAATGGACATAAAAATGGTCAAAAAtcgtttgcttgtttttcttactGCAGGTcatttcccaccccccacccgccaAAAGAAGATACAAAATGAACATATGGTTGGGATGGCAACTCCACTGGACATTCCAATTCACCCAGTTACTTGTTCCCCATACAGATGAGGGGAAGAGGCATTAAGTTTTATTAGTAATGTTATAGCAGTAACCAGATGTGTTAATGGCAGCTTATTTCAGGTCCATCAATCCTTTGAGAACACACAGAGGAAATCATGGCTGTTGTTCTCCAACTGCCCACATCTGAATACATTCCACTACCATGGAAActacaaaggaaggaaaaatatatttattccagGATTCATTTACTAGGATTTTTAAGCGCCCTCTCTTCTGTAGAGCCCCAGAGCGGTGATGAGTGCTAGGGGCTGCTGTGCTTCCCGGCATGTGCTCCCATCCTCTGAGGGTCCTGAGAAGGATAATGGATTGGTCCTGGAGCCCTCATGAAAGGAGGGGGTGGTCCCATGGGGTGGAACATGTGTGGCCCAAAACCTACAGATGGGAGAGAACACATCTGTTAGGTTTGCAATTCTCTTGATAAACTTTCAAACCATGAATCTTTCTAAGGTCCAAACCAGCTACACATTGACTTCTTTGGTTTTAGAAACCTTTCCCCTCAGGACGGCTAAAAACAACTCCATAGGTCTCCAAGTATTGCTAGTATGTCACCTGAGCCTTTGCTATCTCTCAAACATGCCAATCCTACCAGATAGGATTTGATCAGAATTTGGGAGGTGAGGGAGAAATCAGGCAAGACCCTGTCATCGTTAATCTCAATGCTTTATACTAGAATGAAGGTTGTTCAGAAACCAGGACTTACTCCAGCAAGTATGGGAACTCTGCCCAGGCGAACCAGTTACTTGTGATTTACTCACACAGTTCACGCTGGCACTGACAGTGCTGTACAAAGTGCTGATCCCTGAACTGTTTATTACTTGTCACGAACAAGATAAAGAGCTAGAGTCAAATTGTAACTTCATTACACAATTAAGCACAGTTTAGTTCATCTAACAATTTTTTTGTTAACACGACTTccttaggagcttccctggtggtttagtggctaagactccacacttccaatgcagggggcccaggttccatctctggtcagggaactagatcctgcatgccacaactaagagttccatgccacaactaaagatcgtGCAAGCCACAAGTAAAGATCCCTCATACTGCAACAAAAACCTACAGTTctgcatgtggcaactaagacctggtgcagccaaataaataaataaaaagattaaggaaaaaaaagacttcctTAATGAATTTACATTCTGGTGCAAACTCCTTATCTTGCTGCAAGCAGATGACACCTACAGCCTACCCTTTAAGCAATGATGCTCTAGGGCATCAGTTAAGATATAGAACAGAGAACAAACTGATGATGTTAAGTTGCTTTACAACTTAAGTTTAAACTTaagtttgtccaactctttgttatactatggactgtaacctgccagcctcttctgtccatgggatttcccaggcaacaatactggagtgggttgccatttcctcctccaaggatcttcccaacccagggatcctctTTATGTctcttggattggcaggcaggttctttaccactagtgctacctgggaagtcctaaactGGTGACAGGTCGTTGTAATCACAGTAACTCCCATTCTGATGATACATATACTTAGATCTTTAGAAAACTGGTGACTTCCTTCTTAGCAAGccagtaaaaaatgaaaatacccaGAATGACAACAATCAGATTTACTTGCAGACATCTATGGAGCAGACCCGAAGGCTTAGATATGTTAGACATGACGGTACAGGGTCTGGACAGACTTCAGGAGGATTTTCCTAAGTCTAACCCATTTCCCTACTTCCTAAGAAGTTACCTGGGGGTGGAGGCGGGGCAATACCAGGTGGGGGTGGCAGGGCAATGTTCACCACGGCCGGAGGACCACTAGGGGGTAGGTTGAAGTAGTTGGCAGAGGCTTCTTCTTCTgcggcaggaggaggaggaagagctagagaagagaagagagctaGTTAGAGCAGAGACCGCTGTGTTTCTGTGGAGTGTTTCCACTACCCTGAAATCCTGAGGGGTCCTGCTGGGAGAACGCAGCTGCTGGGAGCCAGAGACTGGTCTCCTCTAACATTCGAGGAAGGTCAGGGCAGTATGAGTATCTGAAGTTAGCAAGCTGCTGGGTAGGCAGAATCTGCACTCACCTCCTGGGAGCCCTGGAACGGGCTCGAGCTTGATTCCAGAGTCTGTGGTTCCgtccttctccttttctttccctctggctGCCTGGGACCtgggagacacaaacattcaggctATCAGCACTTGGTTCCACCTTCTCTCACACCTCTGTTTCTCACGTTTCCTAGTCCAGCAGAGCTCCTTCACTCCTGCCTCCTCTTCAGCACTCACTTTTTCCTCATAAATGCCATAGTGGACAGGAGCAAAGGTTTTGAAGACAGAAATACTTGGTTTCAAATTTTGCTAGAATCGCTTTAGGGGATGCAGGAGGCAGCAATACTGTGTTGAGCCCAGTGTTCAGGAAGCACTCTAtgaggcctgctgctgctctgAGAGGTCTCCCTGGCTCCAAGCCAGAAACTTGTTCCACTTTTGAACGTTCAGGGCATTTTACCTGTCTCTCTCTTATGCAGTAAACACTTTCAGGCTTAAATTAGCTGTTCTTCTTCACTAAACAATTGGCCTTTAAGGACAGAATCCAGGTCTATTTAATTCATGTGTAAACTTGCATGCCCTAGTATTATCCTTGACCTATAATATCTGGTCACAAAACACATGAACCTTCAAAGCATCAGATTACTACACGAAAACCCTGAATAAATTTCCAAAGTAGCATCTTCCTGATAGCCACAGGAACGAGCATCAGACataatgaaaagttttttttaaatgtcctacTGATTTAAGGCTGTTCACCAAAAGCTTACTAGCCCCCAGATAATGAAAAGGTTTCTTGAAAATCTCaataatgctttttcttttttggtgtgccatgcagcatatgggatcttaattccctgaccagggattgaacccacaccacctgcagtggaagcacagagtcttaaccactggccggccagggaagtcccaatgatATTTTAATACAGTCTCATGCTCACCTTCCCCATTTCACGTTGAGCCTGCGGCCATTGACAATCAACTTATTAAAGGACTTCTCGGCAGCCACTTCTGCAGCCTGCCTTGTAGCAAACTGGATGAAAGCACACTGCTGTCTTTGCACAACAGTGATGGTCCGGATCTCTCCAAACTGATAGAAGTGATTCCTGAAGAGACACAGGTAGAGAAAAACGAGAGCTGACAACAGACATTCCCAGGAGTCAGAATGTggatttaataaaaaagaaaaaagagttaaTACTCTTTCACTGATTCACCACGAGGCAAGTGGCCTCACGGTGATCTGCCTAATTACCTGTAGGTGGTCTCCCCTAAGCCTACTGTGGTTGCCCCTACTGTGTGGGCACTGTGTactgaggaagggaaagaaaaaaaatgagtaaaggcTATCAAACATCTCAGGGCCTTTCCTATGGAAGAAAGGGGGCTCCAGTAGGTTCCCTAAGGATGTTAAATCCTAGATAAGAGGTTAGCAAAGTATTGTGCCCAGGGCTGATGAGCCaagaatgtttaaataaaaaatgttttaaggttgcaaaaaagaagagaaagaggcgGTGGAAGAAAGTCTGCCATCCCTGGGGAACTGTCTAGCTCACTTAGTTTAATGTAGATAGGCTAACAAGGACAGGTTCTACACCTGGAAAGGTTTCTTCTCCATGCTCTTTGCAAGAAGTAATTTCCACCACTATCTGCCCAGATGTCTTATCTAGCCAAGCAAAATACAAGAATAACACAAAATTACCAAATaccaatctctttaaaaaaaaaccaacaagttAAACCATCTATTTTTTTATAACTGCAAATCTCTCTTTCTTCTATGTAATTAATCATTCCTGGTTATGTGCCATCTTTAGAAATTCTAATGGTTATTAGGTCAAATAGAATCTCATGTAATTATTATCCTAAGCAAGCATGGAATAAGCACTGTCGAAGACTATTATCTGTCATCATAAAGAACTTTATAAAAATTCCAGTCAGTACGATACTATAGAGCAACTAAAAAAAATGTACTCGGTACAGAATTATCATGTTTTCTCAAGTTTTTGCCAAAAAATATTATTCCAGGGCAGGTGAAAGTAAAGATAACTCATAAAATTATACTCACAAACCTTAGATCGGTCTCAGTAATAGTATCGCCCAGACCACCAACATACAGTGTGGTGATAGTCTTGTCCTCTGGTGGGTCTAGACGTGGCATTGTTGAAGCCCGCTTCAAGAGTTTATCTGCCACAGGGTCATTGATTCCATAATATCGGTCTTTAATGTTCTGATCAGCAAGGGGGTCATCTGGATCTGTTGGTTTTTCATGTCTATGGTTCAAGAAAGAACAATGCATAAaggtgaaacaaaggaaaaaattttacAGGTATCAAACAACAGCAGCTATATAAAGACCCCTGAAATGTTTTTTGAACCAGATACCATGGCCATACCAAAACATAATTATTAAAACAGAGCTAATATCAAGGAACTTACTGTATCACACAAGGACATGCTAGCCTCCTAAAAGTCACTTAAATGGCCATAGGGTGGAAATTTCCTTATCAACAAATgctttttgggcttctctggtggtacagtggatgggagtctgcctgccaatgtaggggacacaggttcagacTGCACATGCCGTGCAGCAGCTAAGCtggtgcaccacaactatggagCTCGCATGCTCTAGGGCCCTTGAGCCACAATTAATGAGCCTGTGTGTCACAGCTACTGCGGCCCAAATACCTagcgcctgtgctctgcagcaagagaagccaccacaatgagaagcctgtgcaccatagcAAAGAGCAGCCTCCACTCACTCCAAGTAGAGACAAGttcacacacagcaacaaagacccagagcaagcaacaaataaataaatgtgaaagaaatgCTTCTCGCACAATTCACTTCAAAACCAAAGGTAACCACAACATGGTTACCCCTCTCTAGGGCAACGGTTCTTAATGTATCTGAGGTCTTGCATTGCACTCAAGAGCTTGATTAATCTATGGACCCAACCCCAGAAATAGGGAGAGCTAATTTTTTCTCATGGGTGGGGTTTACCAACTCCAAGGTAAAACCTCCTAATCCAGATGCCTGGCAGTCTTGACTCAAACATACTCACATTTTAGAAGTCTGGCTTTAATCTGATTTCAACTATACACTGAGATTTAAGCCAGTTGTACCATGAGAGCCAAGACTGACATCGTAGGTAGGAACCTGAGGTCAACACTGATATTTTACGACAGAGCAATTTAGTCTCCCAAGGCTTGCTTATAGGTAAAGGTTCCATTATACATAAAAACAACAATTCAATCTCTGCTCCTAAGATATAAGATACATGACACTAGCTGAATAAACTTTAACATTTTGAAGCATAAATAATTTAGTCTAGCACTTCCCCCTTCATAGGTAACTAGCCATCTGAAAGCAAACACTGAAAAAGCACTTCAGCTCTTGCCTGTATGGACACTCCTCTCCTCTCTTACATTCTCCTTTCACCCAGAAGGAGCAAATGTGCGGTCGATTCCTTTTGTAGTAGGGTGTGGTCCGGGCCAGTTTGAGCAGCATGTCACTGGTGGATGTGGCTTTCCCCAACATGCCAACTGGCCGCGTTCCATCAGAGTTGGAAATCTACAGAGGAATGACACATTCCGAAGGTAAATTACACAGACTATGTCAATCCCCTAGGATTCTTTCATCAAATATAAAACTATATCAGGCAAGTGGCAGCACACCTCTCTCTCCATATTCTGTGTGTAGTACTCTTTGTTGACGTCGGACTTTGGCATGTCATCCTTAAAAGACAATCCTGCATCACGAACCTGGATGGGCAGACCTAgaacaaaggaaaggaagaaaaaactcaAGATACATTTTAAACCATATCCAAACTGAGTACGTAGACAGAATAATATAATATAACATCATTCTTCCTTTCTCCACTTTATTTGGTAATAGAAGCTTTATTTTAATTCAGATTCTGTAGCACTGTCAAGCTAATACTACTACAGAGCATTCTAAGAAATTATCCAAATTCCTAAGTTTTCATGAAatgaatgtttaaatattttagatgaaCAAGCTCTTACTGTAGTCAGATCTGACCTGCAATTAATAACGCATCTAGCTTTTACTATATCATGatttaaaacaaatgtaaaaagtgTATTATTTTTAGCCCTGTCCTGCAGATCCTCTGAATAGTCATAATCATGTAAGGATCACTGTACTGCAGAACTAGAACACTCCCTTAACAAACATACAAATAATATTAAACAGTATGTGACCAGGACTCTGATTAGCAGAGTTAACTTTCTGAACTTAACATAAATAAACccagattttcctttttcattttattgtataGTAGAAACTTGCTGAAaggatgtttttctgaaaaacaaaaagtcaCCTGCAGTAAAAAAGTCACTGCCAAAAGAAGTTACTCTGCAACAGTAGCAATACAGTGTATCAGTCCTAACAACATAGTTGATATAAAAACCCAAAGCACAATTAGCCTGAACTTTGGTAGGGATTGTGGAAGAAATGTTCTGGATCTAGACAGGAGTCTAAGGCAAAGAAATTACCTGTCATAGCAACAATGCCTCTAACTTACCTTGGCTATAAAGGTATACAGAAGGCCTTAAACCTCCCTTCTGTATAAATAGTCTTTAGCATAGTTGTGTTGATTAATTACCAACCTTTCTTAAAATCACTATTGTTGTTCACAACTCTAGAATAACTTAGTATGGTTCTTTTCTTCTTGGGAAAAGCAGAGCACAACAGAAATTTCAAAGTGGATCAGAACGAGAGACAGggtgagaagagggagacaggaagACCACTCTGTTGTTTAGAGCAGCTGCACACTTTCAGAACCATGGGGCAAGTCAAACATACCATATTCTAGGTCTAAGAGGCAGGTCTGACAGACATTCTTCAATTTACTGCAGGTCTGGCACACTTCAGTCTTCTTGAAACGCATGCGGACCCCAGGGCACCAGCGAAACACTGTGAATGGCCTGGCACAGATCTGGAACACAAGATAAAGCCACAGAGTGTTAACGGTCCTGATCTGGACAATTAATCCAGGAGATTTAGTAACATCAGGAGATTCAAAGAAAGGATCCCCAAATCTAGGGTTTAGAGGAGATCTTAGCAATCATCTAGTCTAAACAGGATCTGATGTTTCAATCCTTTACAACACTCTTCTTCAGTagtttaaaaactcaaaaatcaAAGTCCTCCCATTCTAGAAGTCACCAGCATTAACAATGTAATTCTTAATCTTTTATGGGGTAAGTAGGGAGTGTCCTATACTTCTTTAAGAATCTTATATCTATGACCTTCCCCCTCAGCTTAAAAATGTTCATAGGCAtaatcacagaggatgagatggctggatggcatcactgacttgatggacgcgagtctgggtgaactctgggagttggtgatggacagggaggcctggcgtgctgcaattcatggggtcgcaaagagtcggacacgactgagcgactgaactgaactgaactgataatcacAGAACATTTGGTATATGCAATCCCAGGGGGTTCAAAGACCAACCacagacatcaagttaagaaTCCTTGCGTTAAATGGCTCATTTTCTTACCCCTACCCTAAATAGTTAACAGCCAAAGAGTACATAAATGATACATGAATGCATGTGTCACACTCACTTTTATCAAGGACTTCAAACCTCACGGAGtcgaagaaaaaaggaaaataaaactaaatcatTACTCTTTAACACACTTACTTTGCATTCCTTCCCATACTTTTCTTTGgtctgaaatagaaaaaatagaggAGTTACAGACATGGGGGAAAAAAGCTGATGCCTGCTCCTTCTCTACACAGTTTCCAAGAAAAGTATCTGGAAATCCCTGGCATCTTaaggggtgggagagagaaatgggaccCTACCCTTTTTGGGGAGGAGGGCAAGGAAGGGGCTGGGATATAATCTAATCACATACAAACTATGACCTCTTAAGAATTTTATGGATCTAACATGGAGTAAGTATGTACCTTTCCACAACCACAATTCTTAGATTCACCTCTGGCTCCcaagttttcttccaagaacaATTTCCTAATGGTTTCCACAGTCCCTAAAGCACAGAGGATGCAGGCAGGGCCAGTCCATTTTTCAAAGTTTAGTCAGAGGTAACTACTCTAGACTCATCCTGTGATG comes from the Bubalus kerabau isolate K-KA32 ecotype Philippines breed swamp buffalo chromosome 1, PCC_UOA_SB_1v2, whole genome shotgun sequence genome and includes:
- the RBM22 gene encoding pre-mRNA-splicing factor RBM22 isoform X1, with the translated sequence MATSLGSNTYNRQNWEDADFPILCQTCLGENPYIRMTKEKYGKECKICARPFTVFRWCPGVRMRFKKTEVCQTCSKLKNVCQTCLLDLEYGLPIQVRDAGLSFKDDMPKSDVNKEYYTQNMEREISNSDGTRPVGMLGKATSTSDMLLKLARTTPYYKRNRPHICSFWVKGECKRGEECPYRHEKPTDPDDPLADQNIKDRYYGINDPVADKLLKRASTMPRLDPPEDKTITTLYVGGLGDTITETDLRNHFYQFGEIRTITVVQRQQCAFIQFATRQAAEVAAEKSFNKLIVNGRRLNVKWGRSQAARGKEKEKDGTTDSGIKLEPVPGLPGALPPPPAAEEEASANYFNLPPSGPPAVVNIALPPPPGIAPPPPPGFGPHMFHPMGPPPPFMRAPGPIHYPSQDPQRMGAHAGKHSSP
- the RBM22 gene encoding pre-mRNA-splicing factor RBM22 isoform X2 — protein: MATSLGSNTYNRQNWEDADFPILCQTCLGENPYIRMTKEKYGKECKICARPFTVFRWCPGVRMRFKKTEVCQTCSKLKNVCQTCLLDLEYGLPIQVRDAGLSFKDDMPKSDVNKEYYTQNMEREISNSDGTRPVGMLGKATSTSDMLLKLARTTPYYKRNRPHICSFWVKGECKRGEECPYRHEKPTDPDDPLADQNIKDRYYGINDPVADKLLKRASTMPRLDPPEDKTITTLYVGGLGDTITETDLRNHFYQFGEIRTITVVQRQQCAFIQFATRQAAEVAAEKSFNKLIVNGRRLNVKWGRSQAARGKEKEKDGTTDSGIKLEPVPGLPGALPPPPAAEEEASANYFNLPPSGPPAVVNIALPPPPGIAPPPPPENIARGSLGEK